A region of the Phaseolus vulgaris cultivar G19833 chromosome 11, P. vulgaris v2.0, whole genome shotgun sequence genome:
TTGTATGTAGTTACGTTTAAGGTAACTGAATATTCTTCGAAAACACAATATTGTTACTTTTTACAAAAgttatttttcttgaaaaaaaattcaatcatgttataattacttttgaaaacaaaaacaactatGTTAATCTTAATTGAAATACAAATAAGCCAAAAGGGATGGGATTTCTTATTCTAGGTATATTGTTGGGGCAATATTTATTTTCGTTTTTGTAGAATTGAATTGTGGTGTTCATGGTTTTCAATTGATTAAGTAATTACTTGTTCAGGATATAATCTCAAGTAGCGGATGTTCATATTAGGAGGTTGTTACGATTGATCCTCATCCCGAGCCTCAACCTAAGGTTTGATTGAAATgatgatttttgttttaaagtaGACATGAtggtatatttattttttgataattttttatattaaagtgtatttgtatttgatttGATATACATGTGTTTAGGCATAATTGCAGGTCAAAGTGTCTGGGTGTTGTGAACAAGCACTTAAGAAAGCAACAAAGGATGAAATTCGTACAATGAAGGTGAAAGTTGTTGAACCGATGCGCAAATGTGAGGAGCAAGAGGTATTAATCACGAGTATGGAGAAAGAGGTTAAGgatgttgaagatggatgtggCTTTTTCAACTCAACGTGTTTGATGTAGCAAAGTGTGTtttgctttgaagtttgtaTTTGTACTTGGATAGTCTTGTATCTAGGTTAGAGTGTGTTTAAAGTGAGCTTTTTGCATCGTGACCCACCTTTAAATCCTTATCAAGATGATAAGATCAAACACAATGTTTTCTAAATGTTTTTCTCATGTTTTCCccaaaatatgttttattgcacagaaaatgaatctgttatttctcaaatgaatagattcttttttaacTAGTGCCTTGattttgaaaagtgtttttgaTAACTTTGTTGTGTGCACCAAGTATCTTGGATCAGCCTTTTATGCtatcaaaacgactgagttgcAACTGTTTAAAATCTCTCTTtgtctttttgaaaataaatctattcattataactttaatttgtttttttataacaactttttaaactgttttttgaaattttgttataaatCATTTCTTATATAAAGAGATTCATAACTCACTAAAAAGGGTGTTGAGAAAACGAGTTTAAAACAGAGATTGAGAGTTTTCGGAGAATTAACACGTgttcttaaaacagttttttcaaaagaaaaatgtgcgcttgttcttgttttgttctAAGCTTGGTTGGAGGTGCTGTCACTGGTTtttgcaatctgttctactggtctagTTAGAATTCTGCATTCTCTTTCTAGGTGTATTCATTTCATCATTCTATTCTTTGTAATTGTGGTTGtaaaactcttcttgatagggtttcttgaagagttgggtgtgctgaaataggatTTTTCAGCTAGGTGTTccttgttcttgtagggttcaagaaaaTTAGGTTGTGTAAGTTTTTTTGTACTGTTtcttagtggatttcaccttggaaaaggtgagactggatgtagctcatttgagtgaactagtataatcTTGTGTTGTTCAATCTTccttaatctctgcactcaTTTACAGTTTCACGTGTTAATCTgacagaaaataaaatagattcaattaaaattgaatCTATTCTTTCTGGGTGTGTTCATACTGTTCTTGTTTTCTGGAAAATCAATCTGAACATATTGTTGTAATCAATGTGTCTAATTTGGTGATCATTGAAGTGTGTAGGTTTGTGAAAATCAAATACATCAATTGACACTTCAGTATCTTGATGTTAAGCTCctcttcatcaaacttcttaccaagactcataagatgattcacaatatgagAAAACCTCTTCTGCACATTACAGATAGTTTCTCCCTTTTGCATCATGAAGAGTTCATACTTTTGAATCAgagcatgcttcctagctctcttaaCATCAGTTGTGCCTTTATGTGTGACCTCCaagatgtcccacatttctttaaCAGAGCTGCATTGTgaaaccctgaaaaactcatcacagCTTAGAgtaaatgttataatatttttagctATCCAATCAAACTTAACTTTCTTACTTTCTGCCTCAGTCCATTCAGATGAAGGTTTATCAACTAAAACATCATCTTTCTTTAACTTGAGGTACGAAGGGACCGTTTTCAATTGATTCCCAAATACCCTTATCAGTTGAGTGTATAAAGATCTttattcttactttccaaaactggtaattaaCCCCACAAAACAGTGGCGACCTGTTTatagaagcaccttccccaaaagacaTTTTATTAGCcatcagaatttttttttcagaaaacagGACTTGAACCTAGCTCTggtaccaattgttagaaatgatgacttaaacaagagggggggtgaattgtttataaaagattttcgcaaatacttTCTTTAGAATGAATCCTTAACAAACAACTCAGATAAGAACTTTAAGAAGTGCAATCAAAAAATCTAATAGAAACAATTATCAGAATTTCAACTGATTAAAGTCacgatttaatcggttgtttatggtAGCGAAATATCAAACGGTTAGAGAgtttgagagaaagagagatttacacacaaaagtttatactggttcactcaaccctgagctacatccagtcctcagtcaaaccactgagtattccactatgtaaccaaatcacagattacaaaaaccacaccacaaagaggtaactttgaatcccacaaagcctactcaccccctTTGCACACACCACACCTCTAGACATAACACCCTCTATCTTTACAGGTTTTCAAATACAAACAGtatgtaatatgaacaattacaagatacTAAACTGATGGAAACCGTCCAACCTCTAAACTTTCTGCCAAGAAGATAGAAGAAGATCGAGCTTTAATGAAGAGTTTGTagagtctttttcttcttcttagccttgtaaaaattgtatagagtagttaggaagttttgggccttgtattttgggccaaagtagagaaagatgtaaatagaaaacaaagtaatgtgtaaaatagtaaaagaggggtgcaaatagaaatgtaggcaaggaagTCATGAGTCTCCACATGTCTTCTCCTTAATGGAAaggatttgcaccaataaggtggtgacacttgtcacactctcatttgagagtttttgagagactttctcctataaataTGAGTCTCTTATACATGTATTTCTTTCACTTGGAATTATtaatgaaatgctgcctaaTTTTGAccattctacttgttcttaagttctTCCTAGGTTAGTCTCCTTCAAGACCAATGTTGTTAAAATCGTAACTCGTAGGCGGATCGGAGAGGGAAAAAAACTCGTAACTCGGGGATCGTAACTTGACTCGGAAGAGTTACTATCCAAGTTACTATACataagataatttaaaatagactCATAATTCATGAAATGGTACAAATATATAACATAACTAAATGGTCCaaatacataacataattaaaagtAGATTCAACATAATGTTTAATACAAATAAACTATCCAATTAAATCATTCACACTAATCATAGGATAATCATCTTGGTCCTCCAAAAgatcttcattttcattatcATCAATTGGAGGAACCTCCAAATCATTTGTTGCTCCTCTACTAGCATCATCTTCTCCAACATCAAGTAATATGTCTTCATCTAAACCATATAATGTTTCATTTTCCTCCACAGTCCATTCATCATAAGAAGAAAGATCATCAATAGtatattcttttgtttttctaacaTCTTTCTTCTTCGTCAATCTTGAATTAGTGATCACAAACACCACATCATTCATAGTCATTTGGTGTAAACGATTTCTTTTCTTAGTGTGTacctaaataattataaaattagttaaCACATCATATGAccatctaaaaaataattatgaaatcACTTTCAATAATTTAAATCCTTACCCTTTCAAAAGTACTTCAATTATGCTCACAGCCAGATGAACTACAAGTCAAACTCAATACTCTAATTGCAAATCTTTGTAGTTCTGGATGTTGATCACCATATGATTCCCACCATTGTGATGGAGTTTTGGTCTTGAGTCCAAGCTGAGCTAATGGAGTACCATACAATCCAGACTTGGTCTTGAAACTCTAATTGAAGATTAATTTTACCCATCACATCAAGGTCTCCCACCAACCTCTCCAAACATTCATACAGTCCACATTTCACCTCATAATCGACTTTAAAGTCAAGATGATAGTGTAACATGGGATTAAGATAGTAGCCTGCAACATGCAACGACCTATGCAATTGGTTGTCCCATCGATGATCAATTATTTCCCAAAGGGAAGTGTAgctaaataagataaaaataaataaattaatctcCAAAACAAGTCTATATATCTAATTGAGAAATCAAATATAGGTAAATTACCTTTTACTAACTCCATTGAAGAGATTTTGTATCTTCTCTTTTGCAATATCCatcttttcataaataaatccCATGGTTGGTTTCTCATCTGAATCAACCATGCGCAACACTTTAATCAGGGGAAGAGCACCCctcaaacaatttaaaatgtttttccaTAATCCCTTGTCCAATATCAAATTTTCCACCAACCCTCCATCTCTAGTTTTTGCAAACTGACTGGATTGCCACTCCGAGGATGTGAACATCTTAATAAGTGATCCTCTATTATCATTCAAGCATTCTAAAGTTAGATAAGAGGTGACAAAACGAGTATTGGCAGGTCTTATCAAATATTTTCCTTCACTATATTTGTGCAACAAGGAGATAAGACCAGTTCTTGAGTAAATGTAGGTTGTAATTTTCTTACCATTGGTGATTGTGTCGTGATGCAGtgatattttcttttcaaagtcTTCCAACATCAAATCAATGCAATGAGCTGCACAAGGGgtccaagtcaaggaggctccagatgatggcacgtgtacgactggatgcgagccacgtgtccaggtgcgtaactgccaggagagagaaagtgaccaggtatataagggtttcccaacgaacttctgaagtacgcacgttcagattgtattctttacgcttgcgagttcttgagcatactgtgagagagaacattgcacggttccttgagagttcctgagtgttactcttgtagtatttggtggttcagtcactgacttgggcattggagtgcgatcggccgcagcggcgccgctctgttcttttgcaggttcttgaggtgaatcgtgGCAAAGGACGAAGGTTgacgcggtgcacacgtcgatccaagtttgacgaggcaagttccaacgttttggtcaaccggcaggatcatcaggcgcccaccgtggggccgtgtaaaacctgttcccatccacagcgtgagttcttagaggttttcgtagttttctgcgtggttgtgtgctggtgcaaccattgttcgccgttcgtttgagatttgttcggtgatttcgcgttttccaccgttcgttcggatttttgttcggtgaggtgaagttttctgctccttacgcgagatttgttcggtgaagatCTGAGTTTTTCGGTTTGTTTggttttcgtggaagaagcgttggtttctggtgaagttgcaggtttctgtggaggttcgctgtgttcttgagttttcttgcggagtttcgcgcagttttgatcgattgatcgctgaatcgatcgtcgctgaaggaagtgttgttcaCTACTCTCTGTGAattgctgagttttcatgagaaaaatgagaagcaaccgttcaagtccagttgcgcccgttgctgctgaaggcgccgccgccatgaccatggcacagatggtagagattatgcgctcgttgcaggcaactgtggaagcctcgcgcatagaacaggcgagaatgcatgaggacctggccgcctctcgggccaggaatgatgagcttagtaaagtgactgaagagctgcgtcaagctcttcagaagcagcaagggcgtcctgttgctgaagaggtcgcgccgtcaacgccgcctcgtgttttccccatgcctttcgctcaggcgattactgacacgcctattcctgcgagtgtggtacctgttaaggctgtttttaccggcgtggaggatcctgaggctcatctcaccacgttccatacgagatgatgctgtcaggagggtcggacgccgtgtactgcaagatgttcgtgagcacgctccagggaacggcgctggaatggtttgtgagcctgcctacaggtcacataaccaacttccaacagttctcgaagattttcgtcgagcagtacatcgtgaataaggcaccgcccagggtgtcttacgatttgttcgatataaggcaatatcagggagagtccctcagggactacttgaatcgctttggggcgcagatggtcagatcgccggccaaagatgacgaaatgctggtctacgcatttaagaagggcgtgctgccgggaccattctgcgaggcattgatcagggctcaccccgccacgttcgctgaggttaggcgacttgcggtggcccacatcgccgacgagagtgaagtcgccgagaagagaggaagcgtggctcccgctaggccacgcgcccagacccggatccagccacagagggtgctggagacagcagcggccagaagggatcagaggactcgccatccttatgatccaaggaagaacaagggcacgGGCCAAGGGCGCCCGCAACCAGCACgtcgggaatacaatcgcccgcctaagcacaagtttgtcatgggattggcggacctgatcgccattcccaacatatcagctaggttgaaagcgcccgagaaggtaggcgacaaggtgctgggaccgaagccagacgcctggtgtgagtttcaccagggctttggccataccgtggattcgtgcttggctttaggataccagctcgacgatctggttaagagcgggttcctaaatgactatttgctggatagaaggacgggggacgcgtcgagctcccaaccagcaggtggagaggctcagcagcacgagatgcccacgcacggggaaatccacaccattgcaggaggtttctcgagtggtggatgcaccgcatcacagaggaagaggtacgcgaggtctgtgatgacggtggatatgtttgaagaccactcgcctgaggtggacatcacgttcaccaagcaagatcttcgggacgttgtgccccatgacaacgatcccatagtcatctcgttgatcacagtaggaagaaaggtccacagggtgctgttggaccaaggaagctcggcagacgtgatgttctgaccgactttcacgcagttggagctgccccttgaccagctgaggccctatggagggtgtttgtatggtttcgctggtgaccaggtggaggtcagggggtacatagagttgaggactacgtttacagatgaggcgggttcgagaacagagaaaatcaaatacctcgtcgtgaacgctccttcagcctacaatattctgttgggaaggcccacgctcaaccggataggcgctataccgtcgactcggcacatgaaggtgaagttgccatctatggagggggtggtgatcaccatcaaatccgatcagaaagaagcaaagaagtgctatgagaatagcctgaaaaacaagagatcggtgagttacgtgacaaccaccccgcctcctggtgtgaagcccagatcggcGGTAGTAGAAGAGACcaccggaagagacgtggagatggtggatgcggagctgggggaggggaacgccggtctggaggaagaagaggcgagggatcgccctgaggaagcgagagagctgggaatcgccagggcggtgatcgccagagagaccagaccaaaacccgtcgagcagtggctcgagagaaagatcgggggaaagatcttcaagctgggaagatccctggaggttgagctccaggaccagatcgccaaggtgatagaacggcatctggatgcgtttgcatggtccgcttcggatatgcccgggatcgatcccgacttcttgtgccatcatctggcgatggacaacttggtgagaccagtgcgacaaaggagaagaaagttcaacgaggagaggaggcaggcgattagggacgaaacacagaaactcctcgctgcaggccacatcagggaagtccagtaccctgaatggctggcaaatgtcgtgctggtgaagaagagtaatgggaaatggcgcatgtgcgtcgatttcactgatctgaacaaggcctgcccaaaggattcatatcctttaccaagcatagacgccctggtggatagtgttgcagggtgtaagttgttgagcttcctggatgccttctcggggtacaaccagatcaagatgcatcccatggatgaagagaagaccgccttcatgaccgagagatcgtgctactgctacaaggtgatgccgtttgggctgaagaacgcgggggccacgtaccagaggttgatggatcgagtacttgcaccgatgctgggaaggaatgtgcaagcgtacgtagatgacatggtcgtgacctcgccagaaaaaagcaagcacgttgcagacttggaggaattgttcacgacgatcgccaagttcaagttgaagctgaatccagagaaatgcatcttcggcgtggaggctggaaagtttttgggtttcctcttaactgaaagaggaatagaggccaacccggataagtgtgccgccatcttggcgatgaggagcccagctaccgtgaaggaagtacaacaactaacaggtcggatggccatccctatttccagtgcttaaggcgcaataacaagtttgcttggacgaaggagtgcgaggaagccttcgtcaagctgaaggagtatctggcgagcccgccggttttgtgtaaaccgctggtgggaacccctctcaggttgtattttgctgtaactgagagggcggtgagtgcggtgctcgcccaggaccaagatcaggctcaaaagcctatttattttgttagtaaggtgctgcagggccccgaaacgagatatcaggccctggagaaggctgcactggcagtggtattttcggcgaggaggttgcgccactacttccatagcttcacgatactggtgatgactgacctgcccatccagaaggtcttgaagaagcccgacgttgcgggaaggatggtgaagtgggcagtggagctgtcagagtttaaCATTAAGTATGAGCTCtgaggcccgattaaggggcaaatcttcgcagatttcgtggtcgagctctcatctgaggcgacacgagtggaaggggacgacttccgttgggtgctctcggtggatggatcgtcgaaccagcagggtagcggtgctggagtcatcttggaaggacccaacggcgtgctgatcgaacaatctttcaggtttgccttcaaggccagcaacaaccaagcagagtatgaggcgctgatcgccggaatcttgctggccaaagaaatgggagccagggtgctgatggctaagagtgactcgctgctggtcacggggcaagtaacaggcgagttccaggctaaagatccacaaatggcggcttacctggagtatgtgcaggaattgaagagttcctttgcctcctttgaagtggtgcatgtgcccagagagcagaatgcccgagctgacttgctggctaagctcgccagttcaggcaaggggggtaggcagaggacggtgattcaagaaactctgaagacgccgagagcatttgtagcagatcacctggttcttcagataagcaggtctacggaaaaagcggcaagaagtcacaggtctttgacgcaagaaacattgagatcgccgagaattagagcatgtcgaggagagaaggtgaacatgacgcaggtctgcgctacccatgagccagacacctggataacacagtacaagcggtgcctggcagatggccttctcccgctggatccgacagaggctaggaagataaagaaaaattctagcaagtacacaatgattgatggcgagttgtacaggtttgggttcactcacccactcctggaatgtgtgcatggcgagaaatgcacgaggattatggcagagctccatgaagggatatgcggaagccacgtcgggggtcgagctctggccgcaaggacactccgtgcaggttactactggccaacgatgagagaagattgcaggaggtatgcacagtgttgcaaacaatgccaacagcacgccgattggcacaaggcgcctcccgaggggttgaagtcgatttacagcccttggccgtttcatacttggggaatcgacatcctgggaccattcccgctggcgatcaggcagatgaagtacttggtggtggcgatcgagtatttcaccaagtggatcgaagcagaaccagtggcccagatcaccgcacacaagatcgaaggtttcgtgtggaagaacattgtacCGGttcggtgtgcccaagcgcctggtgtcgaacaatgggactcagtttgcaagccacctgttgaagaagctgtgtgaaggggtgggaattcagcaagtgtttgcatccgtcgagcaccctcagacaaatggccaagtagagtcagctaatcgggtgttgctaagaggtttgaagagaaggctggagaaagccaaaggaa
Encoded here:
- the LOC137835687 gene encoding uncharacterized protein, with translation MFTSSEWQSSQFAKTRDGGLVENLILDKGLWKNILNCLRGALPLIKVLRMVDSDEKPTMGFIYEKMDIAKEKIQNLFNGVSKSYTSLWEIIDHRWDNQLHRSLHVAGYYLNPMLHYHLDFKVDYEVKCGLYECLERLVGDLDVMGKINLQLEFQDQVWIVWYSISSAWTQDQNSITMVHTKKRNRLHQMTMNDVVFVITNSRLTKKKDVRKTKEYTIDDLSSYDEWTVEENETLYGLDEDILLDVGEDDASRGATNDLEVPPIDDNENEDLLEDQDDYPMISVNDLIG